The Labrus bergylta chromosome 14, fLabBer1.1, whole genome shotgun sequence region TTGATTGTACACAAACAATATATCTCATTTTATAAATCTTGGTTCTCTCTAGGCAACAACGTAAAGGCTAGACTAGTAAGAGTGGCTTTAAATGCCAcaagtaaatgttctttttttcaattaacTGGAGGTTTCACATCtacagaacaagaaaaaaattcCTATTGCCATACATTTTGGTAAATTTCAAAGGAGCAGGTTTGGAAAAGAGgagtcacatttttctttttatattgcTGTGTGGTGGTCAAAAGGACCAAAAACTGGCAAATCATTTTAGCTCTATGTAAAGCCAAGTGACTGAGTGACTTTCTCAGCTGGAATTGAAATACACTCATTTTACACACTGGTACATACAAGTCCAATAAACACAAGTCAAACGAATCAAAAAATTACAATAATTTTCTGAGAtccattttcatttcactgtCTTTTATAGTTTGTCAGCCAGTCTTAAAATTGAAATCAAGAAACTTTTAAGCATCATGTACGAACCAGGACGCAGAAGGCCAAGAGTAGAGCGACAGTGCATTCACACATATCTGCACATGTACTTTGGAACGCTGCCTACCATGCAAATACAGAGGAGACAATAAGCAGGAGGACTAACTCATGAACTGATAGAGCTCTCCGTTCTGTTTCCAGATGCTCTCATGAGTCCAATTCAGCATGATTGAACATTCAATGACCTGGATTATCTTCATATGTTCAACACTAGTAAACGCTAACACTCTTTAATCagttcatttaaaatcatttttggaAAGATATCCATTAAAGATACAGTTATCCTGAGGCATGTTTTCACCTAAGTGTGTCTTCTGCTGAACTCAGTTATGTCATACTCAAATTGAGccatttgtaaaaaaacaaaaacaatcatacATTTCAGTGTACAATATGTTTACTCCACCCAgttaacaaacagaaacatagAAAAACAGTGATGATTACATTGAACATTACGTAGGTAGTACCATGGAGATATTCTGTGGTAAAACCGTCCCCTTATTGTCAAGTGTTGATGATTGTGTTCTACCAGTATCTTAAGATGACATTTCACAAGATCTAAACAATCATGTATTATTAGTCTTATCCCATTCCCAAACCACTCATTTACAAGATTTGATGTTGAATTATTAGGATTAGTAATATTAGACAACTACTATATAATCTTCAGTGTGAAGAAAGATCATCTTAGACAAGCATATTATTTTAAGAGGACTGAAAGATTTGAACCTGGATGTCAATGAAATGTTCCTTATTAACTCTAAAagataaacaaatgaaaaaagacaaaaacacatgtCAATGTCATCACGcaacaattaattaattaattgattcCAATCCATTCAAGTTTGTTGGATCTTAACAGACCTACCTATCTTCAGTAGATAACTGTCTCCTCAGTTCACAGTGAAACCCAGATCATCAATGAACTTGTAGCATGGGTTAAGCTTCCtataaacagctttttttttccattttgggGGCTAAattagcttaaaaaaataactgaagaCCCAAACCTGTGTTAGTTTGTGAAGCTGTGGCAGTGTTCCTTATATGATCATTGCATAAAGAGTCAGATTTTTCCAGCTACGATTTCAAATCTGTAGCATTTCTGATGACTACAGACTAAGCACTGCGGTACCTGGAGTGTAAAACACAAGCACATGTTGCCTAAACAGTAAACTGCACTCCACTCTTAAGCACAAGACAAACATCTGACTAGAACTAAAATAAGCATAAACTTTCAGAGATGATAGTCAAATTAAGaacagaataaaataatattctcataattaaacacaaaaatataacaGTTATTTCAAAGTGACACATTACTTAATTTGAAATGTACATTGATTGGTAATGTCTAGACATTCCATTCCAGTGTACCGCACAAATGCCCTTCACTaatggtttgaaatgtttgtctgatCGTACTTTTCTTCCTGCAGGCTGCAATCTAAGTAAACTAGCTCTTACATGAGGAGGCACACTGGAAGAGTGATAATGTCTGGAGGAGTTTTGGAAGTAGTGTTTTGGTACATCTGAGCAGGTTTAACTGTGTCGCCAgttttcctttctcttctccATCTGTGGTCACAAGAACATGTTTGGTTGAGGTTCAACTCAGAGCACTGTGAACACTCATGGAGTACAGTAATGACTGTGAACGTGACTGAAACAAGCTCACACGGCAAAATAGTGTTGAGATagaagggagggggggtggagTTAATTAGGAGGGAGGGAAGGTAGAGATGAATGGTTTCTCTGGGTTCAAAGCTCGAAGAGGTTCAGAGTGACAAATAGGAAGTTTGGGGAGAGGCACTAAAAGCCCCCAGACTGTTCATGAATCTGGCCACTTGGTTTCCAGCTGCATTTAGCCCACTCGTCAGTAATACCCTGCATTTCATCAGTCCAATCCTCCTTCATCTGTCCAATCATCTAGCCACATGCTCATCGTCATCCTCTCATTTATCTGCATGTGTTTCCCTCTGTAAGTAAGGGGGTTTCAACAGGTAACAGGTGGAGGTGGTCAAGAAGAAAGGCTGCTCACTGCTCCTCTAACCAGGAGGGCTTGTCGGCCCCTGGAGGCCTCAACTTTATGTTGAACTGCTTCAGCGTCTGCTCCAGCTGCTCCTGGTTGCCAGCAAAGTACGCTGAGATGGCGTTATGGAAGAGAAGGAGCTGCTTGTGCATCACCTTCacctgaaaaagagagagagaataaggaAATCAAGAAACAACATTTAAGgtcaaaacagatttttttaaatttttaagttaataaaaaagGTGGCCCCTCTTTTGCCCACTAACCTTATTCTCCTCCAGGAACTTGAGTTTAATGATGACATCTGAGCGGAGGCGTTCATACTTGTCCTTCTGGACCTGGTACTGTTGCTGAGCAGCATCTATGCGGGCCATGGCCACAGCGTCCCTCGGGCCCAAACTGAGCTCCTCCAGATCTGACCGGTAGGCATCAAACTCCAGCCTGTTTGTGAAAGGTGAAAAAATAATACAGTGTTAAATGccttgaaaaccctgctcatcAGTTGAAGTGCATAGAAGTTATCATGAGCACAACAATTTaagacaaaaaatgtgttaacagtTTTTTCCCCACCACAGgacaaactgtgtttctgattgTTCGTGTTTCTGTGCATCACTAGTGATACAGTCAATACGTGTCAAaccagagttaaaaaaaatcaaacatgtaaaataatacCAAATAATGTAATTTGGTAATAGAAAAAAGGTGGATGTTGTTTGACTTTTATGCTCATATGCCAACATCAAACATTAATCTTAGTCTTTCTCAGAGGTGAAAACATCTCCATGattcatatttcttttaaaatatattgtcACTTTGTACTGCAAGTGTTGGGATTCTGCCTTGACATTATCTGCTCATGGAAATTATTCTGATAACACCGAACTGCCATTCATTTTCACATCAACGCATTCAAATTCCTTgcaatgttttgtatttaatattatacaaACACTTCATTGAAAAGTAGTCACAGTGATCTTCATTACAATATCAGCATTTCAGCTGAAGTTTTGTTTACATCTCTTAGTCAATCCTCCTTTAAAAAGGGTCAGTCTAGTCAGTGTGTTTGATGGAAAAAATAAGAAGTAAACTTCATGTCCTTACCTGGCATTTTCATACATCTTGATGGTCATCAGGGTGTCCTCCATGGTCTTGTTGACCAACGTGTTGATGCTCGACACAAAGAAGTTAATGGCACCAAGAAGAGTTTCTCCATTCTTACACAACAACTTCTGAGTCTCTGCATTGTAGCCAAATTCATCCTTTAAAGCCAAATaagatattttttattacatgATATGATAATggtcaatcaaatcaatcaaatttaaaaatggttttaatcATCCCTCTGATCTTGTTCATTACACATGAGTTAAGACTTTGTAGGTCTTACCCTAAGCTCTGGAGATTTCTGGCTGAGGTCAGCGAAGGTGTCTCCCAGCGCGTGCTGCGTCTGCACCATGTTGTAGAAGTGGTTGGTGAGCGCTCTGGCCAATCGCAGCACATTCTCATATTTCCTTTTAGTGTCTCTCAGCACCTCAATCTGGGCCTCCAGCTCCAGGTCCACAGTCCGGGAACCACGGCCGAAACGCTCCGAGATCATTTGTTTTGTGCACTAAAACAATGAAGGACCACAGAGAATTAAGTAAAACTATTAAACTCAAGGAACATGTTTGATTTCAGATCATCAatagacacaaaataaaaaaacacacccagTAGCTCTTTATTGTAATGTTATAATTAAGTCAtaattgtattcattttacAGAACCTCAGATACCTTGTAAGTGTTAAGACCCCACTTCTTCACTGTTTCTAGCTTTTCTACAGCCACACCGCGGGTCGCTTCTTCAGCCATCATTgacgagctgctgctgctgtggtgcATGTTGGAACCTGAGAGATATGACccgaatgaataaataaaacaacatggtAATCAAAACAATTGAAGCAAATAAACACTTAAGCAAACAAAGTGGTTCTGGAAGGTTCTAATAGAATAAGACCCAATAAAGAATCCACTACTTCATAAAGGGATTTAAACTGAGTTGAATCCAGGAAAAGCAAAACCCCAACCTGTTCTCAAATCTGTCTGCTATTATACAAGCGATTTCTATCACCATAAGCCGTTAAACCATTATAGAATGAGTATGGGAGTTAGAGTTCAGTGGTAAGAAAACAGCAGGAAAAGCAAAGGAGGAAATACCAATTAAAACAGCCTAAATATTTAagatataatatttatattaagCTGTCAGAGAGGCTGAAAATACTTTAGACAGCAGGAATATCTGGGGTACTGCTCAATCTGATTCTCAAAGTAGATCTAATAAGACGAACTTCGTCCTCTTTGTTTCCCCAGTACCTTTGTATTCATTTGATTCACTTGCtttgtggcagaggaaagaaCTGGATGAAGGAACACTACTTCGCCTGGCCTTCATTCGCAAATCTGTGACAGCGGACAGATGGTTGGGTGGGAGGGTTTGGATGAAGGAATGGTCAGGGTGATAATAAAATAGGGTGGGGTGTGGGGTGGCATTTACAATAGGGtcaggattttaaataataGTTGGATATTTCGTTTTTCAGACAGAAGTTATTATTAATGTGATGATGCAGCATGCCAGAGAGGGAAAGTTAACGTAGGAGTAAGATGGATGGGAAGGGAAGCAGAAGAGCAGGACGTCAAAATGGAGAGTAGAGTAGGATGACGGACGAGGGGAGGGGAACGGTGAAAGGACAGACAagtagaaaaaaagatgaagagacAACATTTAGCGCATGACATTCAGTGAAAAATGCAGACATGTGAGTGGTGATGATGAGGACGGGGCCAGTTTGAGTTATTGCAGCAGTACTTATTACTGTGATACCAAAACAAATGGATCAGCCTTTCTTTAAAGACTATGTATGCTAATGACAAAGTTGATAATTTAAGGGGCTTTTATTACAATCATTTTACAAACTTGCTCGTAGTAGTATTTTACTTTTGTAATGAAAACTGAATTTCTTTATACAAATAGACACATTGATAGGCATGAAGATGGCTTCTGCTTTAGTACACAGAAGTTCAGAGATCAGAGTaattcagggggaaaaaaagatagaCCCCAACCAGAAGAAGAACGTGTAAAAGAAGTGATGTCATAGAGAGAGAGTCCAAATGTCCGACTGAACGAGCAGCAGCCATAAGTAAGTGTACTGCCATCTCTCTACCGATGGAGTGAAAATTTGAGGTAGATAAAAGGATTCAAGCGAAAGAGGAGATCCTTCCCAGCTGAATAAAGAagacaacatgtaaaaaaaaggatCTTTCCAAAATGAGATATGCACAATGAGAGGATgagcatttaaataaagtaaaatcaaTTATCATTATGTTTGTTGGTGTTGTAACAGACACAGGTCGTGCTTACTGATTCTTAATGTTACCTAAATGGTGGCTGTTCAGCATCTCATCAACATCCCCCAAAACGACATCCCATTTTGGAAACAAGCTCTCCATTAATAACAAAACTTAGAGCTAAAAATCCACCTAATCCTTGAACTGGGATCCTTTTGTTAAACTCAGCATTGTAGCGCACTGCGgggcctgagagagagagtgggacaAAGATGTTAGAAAAGGTATCAAATAAGTCGTAATGAGAGAGTTGCCGTTTCCCTTGGCTTCAGTTAAACTGCTCAACTGCTTCCTAGGacaattcaaaacaaagcaAGCTGTATTGTTTGGGGAGAGCTGGTCCTTTCCAATTGTCTGAATGACATCAGTGGAATTAACAAGTTTGGaatatttatttagttatttaatcaaTATGTCCATCAAGTCTGTCCATTACCGCCGTGGTCATTGCTTCctttgttaaataatatatttgtgGGGCGCTTGGGTAGCTCACCCAGTGCAGCGGTACTATTATCACCTTTAGCCCGGTTTATATCACCACAGGTGTTTTACTGCATTCTAGAGCCCTGGGCCAGACTGTTTTCTTAATCCCACTCTCGCTTGATTTTAGTGCCTGTACCCGCACCTAGTGTGTCCAAACCCTTCCACACCCGCAAAGATTCTgacatgcatccatccatccatccattttcttccgcttatccgaggtcgggtcaCGGTGCCAGCAGgtgcagtaagtcaacccagattTCCCTCTCTCCAGCAAcactttccagctcctcctgggggattccgaggcgttcccaggctagaggagatatataatccctccagcatattctgggtctgccccggggtctcctcccagttggtcgtgcctggaaaacctctaaaAGGGAgacgtccaggaggcatccttaacagatgcccaaaccacctcaacagATTCTGACAATTCTAGTGAAAAGTTCAgaaaaaaccaacaaacactgtgttcagacaaacaaataataaaacaaatctaataTGAGAGCTTTGATCTCCTTTCCTGCATCATTTGTCGATTCATTTTTAACACAAGAACAACTTGGGGACGGCAGTGATTCTTTTAACCGCATTGTCCTACAGCAATGTTAAAACAGCATGCTCCCCAGAGATCTTCCTTGG contains the following coding sequences:
- the arfip2b gene encoding arfaptin-2b isoform X8 encodes the protein MTDSIMSKAATMEIPINSNGDTGTLPEDDSLEQAAKLQWSLDEKDLQQVMVSGPNLNETSIVSGGYGGAAEGIIPTSSIKGSNMHHSSSSSSMMAEEATRGVAVEKLETVKKWGLNTYKCTKQMISERFGRGSRTVDLELEAQIEVLRDTKRKYENVLRLARALTNHFYNMVQTQHALGDTFADLSQKSPELRDEFGYNAETQKLLCKNGETLLGAINFFVSSINTLVNKTMEDTLMTIKMYENARLEFDAYRSDLEELSLGPRDAVAMARIDAAQQQYQVQKDKYERLRSDVIIKLKFLEENKVKVMHKQLLLFHNAISAYFAGNQEQLEQTLKQFNIKLRPPGADKPSWLEEQ
- the arfip2b gene encoding arfaptin-2b isoform X6, which encodes MTDSIMSKAATMEIPINSNGDTGTLPEDDSLEQAAKLQWSLDEKVGSSRGTRDLQQVMVSGPNLNETSIVSGGYGGAAEGIIPTSSIKGSNMHHSSSSSSMMAEEATRGVAVEKLETVKKWGLNTYKCTKQMISERFGRGSRTVDLELEAQIEVLRDTKRKYENVLRLARALTNHFYNMVQTQHALGDTFADLSQKSPELRDEFGYNAETQKLLCKNGETLLGAINFFVSSINTLVNKTMEDTLMTIKMYENARLEFDAYRSDLEELSLGPRDAVAMARIDAAQQQYQVQKDKYERLRSDVIIKLKFLEENKVKVMHKQLLLFHNAISAYFAGNQEQLEQTLKQFNIKLRPPGADKPSWLEEQ
- the arfip2b gene encoding arfaptin-2b isoform X2, producing the protein MTDSIMSKAATMEIPINSNGDTGTLPEDDSLEQAAKLQWSLDEKDLQQVMVSGPNLNETSIVSGGYGGAAEGIIPTSSIKDLRMKARRSSVPSSSSFLCHKASESNEYKGSNMHHSSSSSSMMAEEATRGVAVEKLETVKKWGLNTYKCTKQMISERFGRGSRTVDLELEAQIEVLRDTKRKYENVLRLARALTNHFYNMVQTQHALGDTFADLSQKSPELRDEFGYNAETQKLLCKNGETLLGAINFFVSSINTLVNKTMEDTLMTIKMYENARLEFDAYRSDLEELSLGPRDAVAMARIDAAQQQYQVQKDKYERLRSDVIIKLKFLEENKVKVMHKQLLLFHNAISAYFAGNQEQLEQTLKQFNIKLRPPGADKPSWLEEQ
- the arfip2b gene encoding arfaptin-2b isoform X5; translation: MTDSIMSKAATMEIPINSNGDTGTLPEDDSLEQDLQQVMVSGPNLNETSIVSGGYGGAAEGIIPTSSIKDLRMKARRSSVPSSSSFLCHKASESNEYKGSNMHHSSSSSSMMAEEATRGVAVEKLETVKKWGLNTYKCTKQMISERFGRGSRTVDLELEAQIEVLRDTKRKYENVLRLARALTNHFYNMVQTQHALGDTFADLSQKSPELRDEFGYNAETQKLLCKNGETLLGAINFFVSSINTLVNKTMEDTLMTIKMYENARLEFDAYRSDLEELSLGPRDAVAMARIDAAQQQYQVQKDKYERLRSDVIIKLKFLEENKVKVMHKQLLLFHNAISAYFAGNQEQLEQTLKQFNIKLRPPGADKPSWLEEQ
- the arfip2b gene encoding arfaptin-2b isoform X7; its protein translation is MTDSIMSKAATMEIPINSNGDTGTLPEDDSLEQDLQQVMVSGPNLNETSIVSGGYGGAAEGIIPTSSIKGPAVRYNAEFNKRIPVQGLGSNMHHSSSSSSMMAEEATRGVAVEKLETVKKWGLNTYKCTKQMISERFGRGSRTVDLELEAQIEVLRDTKRKYENVLRLARALTNHFYNMVQTQHALGDTFADLSQKSPELRDEFGYNAETQKLLCKNGETLLGAINFFVSSINTLVNKTMEDTLMTIKMYENARLEFDAYRSDLEELSLGPRDAVAMARIDAAQQQYQVQKDKYERLRSDVIIKLKFLEENKVKVMHKQLLLFHNAISAYFAGNQEQLEQTLKQFNIKLRPPGADKPSWLEEQ
- the arfip2b gene encoding arfaptin-2b isoform X3, translating into MTDSIMSKAATMEIPINSNGDTGTLPEDDSLEQAAKLQWSLDEKVGSSRGTRDLQQVMVSGPNLNETSIVSGGYGGAAEGIIPTSSIKGPAVRYNAEFNKRIPVQGLGSNMHHSSSSSSMMAEEATRGVAVEKLETVKKWGLNTYKCTKQMISERFGRGSRTVDLELEAQIEVLRDTKRKYENVLRLARALTNHFYNMVQTQHALGDTFADLSQKSPELRDEFGYNAETQKLLCKNGETLLGAINFFVSSINTLVNKTMEDTLMTIKMYENARLEFDAYRSDLEELSLGPRDAVAMARIDAAQQQYQVQKDKYERLRSDVIIKLKFLEENKVKVMHKQLLLFHNAISAYFAGNQEQLEQTLKQFNIKLRPPGADKPSWLEEQ
- the arfip2b gene encoding arfaptin-2b isoform X4; translated protein: MTDSIMSKAATMEIPINSNGDTGTLPEDDSLEQAAKLQWSLDEKDLQQVMVSGPNLNETSIVSGGYGGAAEGIIPTSSIKGPAVRYNAEFNKRIPVQGLGSNMHHSSSSSSMMAEEATRGVAVEKLETVKKWGLNTYKCTKQMISERFGRGSRTVDLELEAQIEVLRDTKRKYENVLRLARALTNHFYNMVQTQHALGDTFADLSQKSPELRDEFGYNAETQKLLCKNGETLLGAINFFVSSINTLVNKTMEDTLMTIKMYENARLEFDAYRSDLEELSLGPRDAVAMARIDAAQQQYQVQKDKYERLRSDVIIKLKFLEENKVKVMHKQLLLFHNAISAYFAGNQEQLEQTLKQFNIKLRPPGADKPSWLEEQ
- the arfip2b gene encoding arfaptin-2b isoform X9, with the translated sequence MTDSIMSKAATMEIPINSNGDTGTLPEDDSLEQDLQQVMVSGPNLNETSIVSGGYGGAAEGIIPTSSIKGSNMHHSSSSSSMMAEEATRGVAVEKLETVKKWGLNTYKCTKQMISERFGRGSRTVDLELEAQIEVLRDTKRKYENVLRLARALTNHFYNMVQTQHALGDTFADLSQKSPELRDEFGYNAETQKLLCKNGETLLGAINFFVSSINTLVNKTMEDTLMTIKMYENARLEFDAYRSDLEELSLGPRDAVAMARIDAAQQQYQVQKDKYERLRSDVIIKLKFLEENKVKVMHKQLLLFHNAISAYFAGNQEQLEQTLKQFNIKLRPPGADKPSWLEEQ
- the arfip2b gene encoding arfaptin-2b isoform X1 — protein: MTDSIMSKAATMEIPINSNGDTGTLPEDDSLEQAAKLQWSLDEKVGSSRGTRDLQQVMVSGPNLNETSIVSGGYGGAAEGIIPTSSIKDLRMKARRSSVPSSSSFLCHKASESNEYKGSNMHHSSSSSSMMAEEATRGVAVEKLETVKKWGLNTYKCTKQMISERFGRGSRTVDLELEAQIEVLRDTKRKYENVLRLARALTNHFYNMVQTQHALGDTFADLSQKSPELRDEFGYNAETQKLLCKNGETLLGAINFFVSSINTLVNKTMEDTLMTIKMYENARLEFDAYRSDLEELSLGPRDAVAMARIDAAQQQYQVQKDKYERLRSDVIIKLKFLEENKVKVMHKQLLLFHNAISAYFAGNQEQLEQTLKQFNIKLRPPGADKPSWLEEQ